A single region of the Actinoplanes sp. SE50/110 genome encodes:
- a CDS encoding helix-turn-helix domain-containing protein has translation MNTLTGQMSMPHSPRCRCTAALRAQATTDGWPLTALVDTIIQRCGHSRLRAQRLARGWTSSDLVGRLRQVLGAGSRLAATTVSRWETGKERPSPASLQALFTIYDTDLAGIDCDIRPIAATSLTPAGPTADNADVLAAADELRRNVDATLSATTVSDATIDHLLQVADQHGRLYKTDNHRPVFLADLFADLEEAWRLADRKLPTGQRRDLCVVIAKLAGLVSMVAVNQGRYRQARQWLHTARLAADETAQPVLRAWVATRAAVTALHLGDPVTATTVAAEAEMLTRRHPSRLSAMAWAIMARTAAVTGDADTARHALQQAQHTFPACPDGPEMGNTANTFTLGQLHFYASDAYTNLGDTRAAMQAQDQALAAFGPGEMLDPALVQLDRARCMVVAGDIGGGVTHAQTVLLDLPADYRPAIILRRAATVVASVPAQRRTVTAARDLHAVIAGR, from the coding sequence GTGAACACATTGACCGGGCAGATGTCGATGCCGCACTCGCCCCGGTGCCGGTGCACCGCGGCGCTGCGGGCGCAGGCCACCACCGACGGGTGGCCGCTGACCGCGCTGGTCGACACGATCATCCAGCGGTGCGGGCACAGCAGGCTGCGGGCCCAGCGGCTGGCGCGCGGCTGGACCAGCAGTGACCTGGTCGGCAGGTTGCGGCAGGTCCTCGGCGCCGGCAGTCGGCTGGCGGCGACCACGGTTTCGCGGTGGGAAACCGGCAAGGAGCGCCCGAGCCCTGCTTCGCTGCAGGCGCTGTTCACGATCTATGACACCGATCTGGCGGGGATCGACTGCGACATCCGGCCGATTGCCGCAACGTCACTGACGCCGGCCGGGCCTACGGCCGACAATGCCGACGTGCTTGCCGCGGCCGATGAGTTGCGCCGCAATGTCGATGCCACGCTGTCGGCCACGACCGTCAGCGATGCCACCATCGACCACCTGCTGCAGGTCGCCGACCAGCACGGCCGGCTCTACAAAACCGACAACCATCGGCCGGTTTTCCTCGCCGACTTGTTCGCCGACCTGGAGGAGGCGTGGCGGCTCGCCGACCGGAAACTACCGACCGGGCAGCGCCGGGACCTGTGTGTGGTGATCGCGAAGTTGGCCGGGCTGGTGTCGATGGTGGCGGTAAACCAGGGCCGCTACCGGCAGGCCCGGCAGTGGTTGCACACCGCCCGCCTCGCGGCCGACGAGACCGCTCAGCCGGTGCTGCGGGCATGGGTCGCGACCCGGGCCGCGGTGACCGCGCTGCATCTGGGAGATCCGGTCACCGCGACGACCGTGGCCGCCGAAGCGGAGATGCTGACCCGCCGCCACCCGTCCCGGCTGTCCGCCATGGCGTGGGCCATCATGGCCCGCACCGCCGCCGTCACTGGCGACGCGGATACCGCCCGTCATGCTCTCCAGCAGGCGCAGCACACGTTTCCTGCCTGCCCGGACGGGCCCGAGATGGGGAACACCGCGAACACGTTCACTCTCGGCCAGCTGCACTTTTACGCCTCCGACGCCTACACCAACCTGGGCGACACCCGGGCCGCGATGCAGGCCCAGGACCAGGCGCTCGCCGCGTTCGGCCCGGGAGAGATGCTTGACCCGGCCTTGGTGCAGCTGGATCGGGCCCGGTGCATGGTCGTCGCCGGTGACATCGGCGGTGGCGTCACGCACGCGCAGACCGTGCTGCTGGACTTGCCCGCCGACTATCGCCCGGCGATCATCTTGCGCCGGGCCGCCACGGTGGTCGCATCCGTTCCGGCCCAGCGGCGGACGGTGACAGCCGCCCGGGACCTGCACGCGGTCATCGCCGGCCGATAG
- a CDS encoding GNAT family N-acetyltransferase — MTDVPPLRIRVYQPADLLVVHELNRAGLAAAGVPADADVYAGDLDDPAATYLRGRAILLVGEADGRVVAMGALQEVDRDSCEITRMRVAAPVQGRGYGRSMLHALEDHAVRLGYRRAVLLTGPDQHPAIDLYRSAGYTVTSWEQHGLIPGIRMTKSLP; from the coding sequence ATGACCGACGTGCCGCCGCTGCGGATCCGTGTCTACCAGCCGGCCGACCTCCTGGTGGTCCACGAACTCAACCGGGCCGGCCTGGCCGCCGCCGGGGTACCTGCTGACGCCGACGTGTACGCCGGTGACCTCGACGACCCGGCGGCGACATACCTCCGGGGCCGGGCCATCCTGCTAGTGGGGGAAGCCGACGGCCGCGTAGTCGCGATGGGGGCGCTGCAGGAGGTCGACCGCGACTCCTGCGAGATCACCCGGATGCGGGTCGCGGCTCCCGTGCAAGGGCGTGGCTACGGTCGCAGCATGCTGCACGCACTGGAGGATCACGCCGTCAGACTCGGCTACCGCCGGGCCGTGCTCCTGACCGGCCCCGACCAGCATCCCGCCATCGACTTGTACCGCAGCGCGGGATACACCGTCACCAGCTGGGAACAGCACGGCCTGATCCCGGGCATCCGGATGACCAAGTCCCTGCCCTAA
- a CDS encoding RICIN domain-containing protein, with protein sequence MSNIKLRRSTMKLFSSAVAVVTVLASTVTLSPTAASAATSTRLANVGSGEAQCMDVGSYAVGTKLILFPCGSQVSQRWSGFNAQDGKVVSAGSGGAQCLDVSSYAKFTPVILAPCGSVASQQWNIGPNRQIRSTGSGNIQCMDVTSYASSSPVQLYPCSATRSQRWAFS encoded by the coding sequence ATGTCCAATATCAAGCTTCGGAGATCAACGATGAAATTGTTCTCATCTGCAGTTGCCGTCGTGACGGTTCTGGCCTCGACAGTCACGCTTTCGCCGACGGCCGCGTCGGCGGCAACCTCTACCCGGCTTGCGAATGTGGGTAGTGGAGAGGCTCAGTGTATGGATGTCGGCTCATATGCCGTCGGCACCAAACTGATCCTGTTTCCATGCGGAAGCCAAGTCAGCCAGCGCTGGAGCGGCTTCAATGCCCAAGACGGAAAGGTGGTCAGCGCCGGAAGCGGAGGTGCACAGTGCTTGGACGTCTCTTCCTATGCGAAGTTTACGCCGGTAATCTTGGCGCCGTGTGGCTCGGTTGCCAGTCAACAGTGGAACATTGGCCCTAACCGGCAAATTCGTAGTACTGGAAGTGGAAACATTCAGTGCATGGACGTTACATCTTATGCTTCGAGTAGTCCGGTGCAACTCTACCCTTGCTCCGCTACGCGGAGTCAACGTTGGGCCTTCAGCTGA